One Prolixibacteraceae bacterium DNA segment encodes these proteins:
- a CDS encoding tetratricopeptide repeat protein — translation MFSAYISQAQIIQLNVSERFEKALEMYNSGNYGKASIEFEKIMHANTLQNNYEAESAYYYASCSLHLNQKRGYTLMHNFVDHYAGSKLATSGSLELGSKYFENASYDDALLYLKNVDETKLDETKLDEFYYKRGFCYLNRSEYKQARSDLQNVVSNSDRTQSSMYDHAAHSYLAFIFYEEGMYANSLSHLSEIEDDPEFKGFVDTYKCQILLKKGSIDQALTMAKALYKESEGAFKGDMARLIGEAYYLKSDYTEALPYFVEYDKLATSKNDQSDYYYAYCLFHAKKYEKAKDIFVRVADNKSALGQNSLYHVGACCDELGDKSNALNALLKASKMDYDEKISEDSFFLATKISYLQNWNATNDPLDMFRDYVKKYPLCDRNREAYHFLALTFSNTPNHKKALEIIETLPSIYPEMQVAYEINCNRLALNSFMLGEYRNAIDMFNKAGKYNFKSEREEATAYYWSGESYYYLKDYDKALTYYKKYQASPGAYLCKQGTKVSYSIGYCYYMQKDYKSAQKYFERFIYGYKDSSKPILADSYNRNGDCFYVMNQLGTALAQYDRAYHLNSSNPDYSLFQSANIYNITNNTSKEEETLQRLLKYFPNSIYAVYSHLQIGKSLRNRNAIDQSKGEFKKVVESNDSQYVPEALLGLSGIYIREHNYSAASDALKSLIENYPSSDKRERALAKLRSVYVNNNDPDGFVDYVKKNHISVSKSDIDRDVLAFQAIESHYSRKVRLNETVEFSQFSRSKPLSEIDAKREPNVLLASGAKDNDLVSYNHTSAYELSLKKYLNSFPNGKYRREICRYLVEFYDSLGDSKKSYMYTNMIIRMGRGPFYASSLKNAASYLMKEKRYDESVLQYQRMMWIEGDKEANVTGFIGYIRASFAAAKWNNVVKGAEKIKNYGNLSTSLKNEVLYLQGLSYLKMRQDDLALKSMERVKYIDYNDTYSVNSVYRRGVLLYQKGAYDDCINLLLKVYGPKVGPNPNVLARYYIVACQAMIAKNDKLSAKVWLKGILDQNLNIDAKHKNELEKIYNSIIQEEQKSAAPKSDSTKKEPGKTGTVHF, via the coding sequence ATGTTTTCTGCGTATATCTCTCAAGCACAGATAATTCAGTTGAATGTGTCTGAGAGGTTTGAGAAGGCATTAGAAATGTACAATAGTGGTAATTATGGTAAAGCTTCTATCGAATTTGAAAAGATAATGCATGCCAATACCTTACAAAATAATTATGAAGCAGAGTCTGCTTATTATTATGCTTCATGTTCGTTGCATTTAAATCAGAAACGAGGATATACATTGATGCATAATTTTGTTGATCATTATGCTGGTAGTAAATTGGCTACTTCGGGAAGTTTAGAGCTAGGATCAAAGTATTTTGAAAATGCTTCTTATGATGATGCACTTTTGTATTTGAAAAATGTAGATGAAACCAAATTAGATGAAACCAAATTAGATGAGTTTTATTATAAAAGGGGTTTTTGTTATCTAAATAGATCTGAATATAAACAAGCGAGATCCGATTTGCAAAATGTGGTTTCCAATAGTGATAGGACTCAATCGTCGATGTATGATCATGCTGCCCATTCATATTTGGCTTTTATCTTTTATGAGGAAGGAATGTATGCGAACTCTTTATCGCACTTGTCTGAAATCGAAGATGATCCAGAGTTTAAAGGGTTTGTCGATACATATAAATGTCAGATATTGTTGAAAAAAGGTTCGATTGATCAAGCTTTGACTATGGCTAAGGCTCTGTATAAGGAGTCTGAAGGTGCTTTTAAAGGGGATATGGCTAGACTTATTGGTGAGGCTTATTACTTAAAGTCAGATTATACAGAAGCACTTCCTTATTTTGTTGAATATGATAAATTAGCTACAAGTAAGAATGATCAATCAGATTACTATTATGCTTACTGTCTTTTTCATGCCAAAAAGTATGAAAAAGCCAAAGATATATTCGTGCGTGTTGCGGATAATAAAAGTGCTTTAGGACAGAATAGCTTATACCATGTAGGGGCTTGTTGTGATGAGTTAGGGGATAAGTCTAATGCTCTTAATGCATTATTAAAGGCATCCAAAATGGATTATGACGAAAAGATCTCAGAAGATTCATTTTTTCTAGCGACAAAAATCAGTTACTTACAAAATTGGAATGCAACGAATGATCCTTTGGATATGTTTAGAGATTATGTAAAAAAGTATCCGCTATGTGATCGTAATAGAGAAGCCTACCACTTTTTGGCACTAACATTTAGTAATACTCCAAATCACAAAAAAGCACTAGAGATTATTGAGACACTCCCTTCTATATATCCTGAAATGCAAGTAGCATATGAGATAAATTGCAATCGATTAGCTCTTAACAGTTTTATGCTAGGAGAGTATCGTAATGCGATAGATATGTTTAATAAAGCAGGGAAATACAATTTTAAAAGCGAGAGAGAAGAAGCTACTGCTTATTATTGGAGTGGAGAGAGTTATTATTATCTTAAAGATTATGATAAAGCCTTGACTTATTATAAAAAGTATCAAGCTTCACCAGGTGCATACCTATGTAAACAAGGGACCAAGGTAAGCTATAGTATTGGTTATTGTTATTACATGCAGAAAGATTATAAATCTGCTCAGAAATATTTCGAACGTTTTATTTATGGATATAAGGATTCAAGCAAACCTATTCTAGCAGATAGTTATAATCGTAATGGAGACTGTTTTTATGTGATGAATCAACTTGGTACTGCTTTAGCTCAGTATGATAGGGCATATCATTTAAATTCAAGTAATCCAGATTATTCTCTATTTCAATCTGCAAATATTTATAATATTACCAATAATACAAGCAAAGAGGAGGAGACGCTGCAGAGATTGTTGAAATATTTTCCAAATTCTATTTATGCTGTTTATTCTCATCTTCAGATTGGAAAATCTTTGCGAAATAGAAATGCTATAGATCAGTCTAAAGGTGAGTTTAAAAAGGTAGTAGAGTCAAATGATAGTCAATATGTCCCCGAAGCTCTTCTAGGCTTGTCTGGAATTTATATTAGAGAGCATAACTATTCCGCGGCTTCAGATGCATTAAAGTCTCTTATTGAAAACTATCCCTCTTCGGATAAAAGAGAAAGGGCATTAGCTAAGCTTCGTAGTGTATATGTCAATAATAATGATCCCGATGGGTTTGTCGATTACGTAAAGAAAAATCATATTTCTGTAAGTAAGAGCGATATCGATAGAGATGTTTTGGCTTTCCAAGCAATAGAAAGTCACTACTCTAGAAAGGTTCGATTAAATGAAACTGTTGAGTTTAGTCAGTTTAGTCGATCAAAACCCTTATCGGAAATAGATGCTAAAAGAGAACCAAATGTTCTATTGGCAAGTGGTGCTAAAGACAATGATCTTGTTAGTTATAACCATACGAGTGCATACGAATTATCGCTTAAGAAGTATTTAAACAGTTTCCCTAATGGAAAATATCGACGTGAAATTTGTCGTTATTTAGTTGAGTTCTATGATTCTCTAGGTGATTCGAAAAAATCATATATGTATACAAATATGATCATACGAATGGGACGTGGTCCTTTTTATGCTTCTTCTTTGAAAAATGCAGCTTCTTATCTGATGAAAGAGAAGCGTTATGATGAATCAGTGCTTCAATATCAGCGAATGATGTGGATTGAAGGAGATAAGGAGGCGAACGTTACAGGCTTTATTGGTTATATTAGAGCATCTTTTGCGGCTGCAAAATGGAATAATGTTGTCAAGGGTGCAGAGAAGATTAAAAACTATGGAAACTTGTCTACATCGCTTAAAAATGAAGTTCTATATCTTCAGGGACTTTCTTATTTAAAGATGAGACAAGATGACCTTGCATTAAAATCGATGGAACGAGTTAAGTATATTGACTATAATGATACCTATAGTGTTAATTCTGTATATCGTAGAGGTGTTTTATTGTACCAAAAAGGAGCTTATGATGATTGTATTAATCTTCTATTAAAGGTGTACGGTCCTAAAGTAGGTCC
- a CDS encoding ATP-binding cassette domain-containing protein encodes MDILLDIKDATLVLQNNVILENIDLRIKQGDFVYIIGKVGTGKTTLLKSIYGTIPIKKGQIFFDHKNVGLIKQKEMYLHRRKIGMIFQEFHLLEDRSVFQNLEFVLKATGWTDKKTIENHINTTLEWCNIESLRNKFPNELSGGEKNIASISRAIINDPKLILADEPTQNLDPETATSQLELLNRINQTGTTIIMSTHNHSLINKYPKTTYKCKDKKFTLL; translated from the coding sequence ATGGATATACTACTAGATATAAAAGATGCAACGCTAGTACTACAAAACAATGTTATACTTGAAAATATCGACCTTCGTATTAAACAAGGAGACTTTGTTTATATAATAGGAAAAGTTGGAACAGGAAAAACAACACTCCTAAAATCAATCTACGGAACGATTCCTATAAAAAAAGGACAGATTTTTTTTGACCATAAAAATGTGGGACTGATTAAGCAAAAAGAGATGTATCTACACCGAAGAAAAATTGGTATGATATTTCAGGAGTTTCACCTTCTAGAGGATAGATCTGTATTTCAGAACTTAGAATTTGTTTTAAAAGCAACTGGTTGGACCGATAAAAAAACGATAGAAAATCATATCAATACAACACTCGAATGGTGCAATATCGAATCATTAAGAAATAAATTCCCTAACGAACTATCGGGAGGTGAAAAAAATATTGCGTCCATCTCAAGAGCTATAATAAATGATCCCAAACTAATATTAGCAGATGAGCCTACACAAAACCTAGATCCAGAAACGGCCACATCTCAACTAGAACTATTAAACAGAATCAATCAAACAGGCACGACAATAATAATGTCAACTCACAATCATTCACTAATCAACAAATACCCTAAAACGACCTATAAATGTAAAGATAAAAAGTTTACATTGTTATAA
- a CDS encoding PorT family protein has translation MKRYYFFLLFFFLTVCQSSYGQFYRKAHNYIGVKGGSSISWMKFYPNTNPYTQLPTDASSFNGYQVGLVFRNMSEEHVGILAEINYTQKGWQEKDRVGITYSRRLNYIEVPVMTHISIGKKNFRAFINIGPSVSFLLSEEEKKEVTVPGAKPQNYYGVPLDKTFDFAFCGGAGLEYRFSHQAILLEGRYTLSLLNVFDDGTIGYASSRNQNIGITLSWLYDFHK, from the coding sequence ATGAAGAGATACTACTTCTTTCTATTGTTTTTTTTCTTGACTGTTTGTCAGTCTAGTTATGGTCAGTTTTATAGAAAAGCTCACAACTATATTGGTGTAAAAGGGGGTTCTTCAATTTCTTGGATGAAGTTCTACCCGAATACGAACCCATATACTCAATTGCCTACTGATGCTAGTAGTTTTAATGGATATCAGGTTGGATTGGTTTTTCGTAATATGTCTGAAGAGCATGTTGGGATTTTGGCTGAAATAAACTATACGCAGAAAGGATGGCAAGAAAAGGATAGGGTGGGAATTACTTATTCACGTCGACTAAACTACATTGAAGTTCCTGTGATGACTCATATCTCGATAGGGAAGAAAAATTTTAGAGCATTTATCAATATTGGACCATCGGTCTCTTTTCTTTTGTCAGAAGAAGAGAAAAAAGAGGTTACAGTACCAGGTGCCAAACCTCAAAATTATTATGGTGTTCCTTTGGACAAGACTTTTGATTTTGCATTTTGTGGAGGAGCTGGTTTAGAGTATCGTTTTTCTCACCAGGCAATTCTTCTTGAAGGAAGATATACATTAAGTCTTCTAAATGTTTTTGATGATGGTACTATTGGTTATGCATCTTCTAGGAATCAAAATATAGGTATTACATTGTCATGGTTGTATGATTTTCATAAGTAA
- a CDS encoding GAF domain-containing protein translates to MDFNLVLEKLELGIDGKEKLDALSFVVDVLKEEVYHYDWVGIYELDLNRGILVLGPYVGNKTDHLEIAVGNGVCGQVAEKNSTMIVQDVSEESNYISCSVDVQSEVVVPIKKLGKFVAEIDIDSRSIAPFTNEDQCFLEQVSNLLSKYY, encoded by the coding sequence ATGGATTTTAATCTTGTACTAGAGAAATTGGAGCTTGGCATTGATGGGAAAGAGAAGTTGGATGCACTGTCTTTTGTTGTAGATGTTTTGAAAGAAGAAGTTTATCATTATGATTGGGTTGGTATTTATGAGCTTGATCTTAATAGAGGTATTCTTGTCTTAGGACCCTATGTAGGGAATAAAACCGATCATTTGGAGATTGCTGTAGGAAATGGTGTTTGTGGACAAGTTGCAGAGAAAAATTCAACAATGATTGTTCAAGATGTTTCAGAGGAGAGTAATTATATCTCTTGTAGTGTAGATGTTCAATCTGAAGTGGTTGTTCCGATCAAAAAATTGGGTAAGTTTGTTGCAGAAATCGATATAGATTCTCGTTCGATTGCTCCATTTACAAATGAAGATCAATGTTTCTTGGAACAAGTTTCAAATTTATTGTCAAAATATTATTAA
- the pyrI gene encoding aspartate carbamoyltransferase regulatory subunit produces MQKILNVSAIKNGTVIDHISPNVLFKVIAILELDLCSDMVTIGNNLESKQVHKKGIVKIENRFFHDNEVDKIALIAPSAKLNVIKDYKVVEKRNVSIPTKIDAIAKCFNPKCITNFEDVTTHFAVVSTEPLALKCHYCEKITFGDQLELK; encoded by the coding sequence ATGCAAAAAATATTAAATGTAAGTGCTATAAAGAATGGTACTGTAATTGATCATATCTCTCCAAATGTACTATTTAAAGTTATCGCAATATTAGAACTTGACTTATGTTCTGATATGGTCACAATAGGGAATAATCTAGAGAGCAAACAAGTTCATAAGAAGGGTATTGTTAAGATCGAGAATCGCTTTTTCCATGATAATGAAGTGGATAAAATTGCATTGATTGCCCCTTCTGCTAAACTGAACGTAATTAAGGATTATAAGGTTGTAGAGAAGAGAAATGTGTCTATTCCGACCAAAATTGATGCTATCGCAAAGTGTTTTAATCCAAAATGTATTACTAACTTTGAAGATGTGACAACACATTTTGCAGTAGTATCTACAGAGCCTCTTGCATTAAAGTGTCACTATTGTGAAAAGATTACCTTTGGGGATCAATTAGAACTTAAATAG
- the pyrB gene encoding aspartate carbamoyltransferase gives MTTKSLISITDFTKEEYLRILELAADFEANPNQELLKGKVVASLFFEPSTRTRLSFETAINRLGGRLIGFTDSSSSSVSKGETLHDTIKMVSSYSDLIIMRHPIEGSARYASEVSSVPVINAGDGSNQHPSQTLLDLYSIQKTQKTLDNLNLFLVGDLKYGRTVHSLLEAMSHFDNPIFNFVAPKELSMPEVYKLYLKEKNIRYFEHREFTDIISEADVMYMTRVQRERFQDVLEYEKVKNVYILKNEMLQNTKDNLRILHPLPRVNEIATDVDANPKAYYFDQAKNGVYTRMAIISHVLGLK, from the coding sequence ATGACAACTAAGAGTTTAATATCGATTACCGATTTTACAAAAGAAGAGTATCTTAGGATACTAGAACTAGCAGCTGATTTTGAAGCCAATCCTAATCAAGAATTGTTGAAGGGGAAGGTAGTAGCTTCACTTTTTTTTGAACCATCTACTCGTACAAGATTGAGTTTTGAGACTGCAATCAATCGTCTTGGAGGGCGTTTAATCGGATTTACTGATTCTTCATCTTCTAGTGTTTCTAAAGGAGAGACATTGCATGATACCATAAAAATGGTTAGTAGTTATTCCGATTTGATTATTATGCGCCACCCAATTGAAGGAAGTGCTAGATATGCAAGCGAGGTGTCTTCTGTTCCAGTAATTAATGCTGGTGATGGTTCTAATCAACATCCGTCCCAGACATTGTTAGATTTGTACTCTATCCAGAAGACTCAAAAGACATTGGATAATCTTAACTTGTTTTTAGTTGGGGACTTGAAATATGGTCGTACCGTGCATAGTTTGCTTGAAGCCATGTCTCATTTTGATAATCCAATTTTCAATTTTGTAGCACCTAAAGAGCTTTCGATGCCTGAGGTGTATAAGCTTTATCTCAAAGAGAAGAACATACGTTATTTTGAGCATCGAGAATTTACAGATATTATTTCAGAGGCAGATGTAATGTATATGACAAGAGTTCAGAGAGAGCGTTTTCAAGATGTGTTAGAGTATGAGAAGGTGAAAAATGTATATATCCTAAAGAATGAGATGTTGCAGAATACTAAAGATAACTTACGTATTCTACATCCACTTCCTCGTGTAAATGAAATCGCTACAGACGTGGATGCGAATCCAAAGGCTTACTATTTTGATCAAGCCAAGAATGGTGTATATACTCGTATGGCAATAATTTCACATGTTTTAGGTTTAAAGTAA
- a CDS encoding YigZ family protein, giving the protein MELKDTYKTIEGTAEGLFKDKGSKFIAYAYPIYDQSEVKPIIDVLKKEHYSARHHCYAYRLGVEGDEFRANDDGEPSGSAGKPILGQLLSNELSNVLVVVVRYFGGTLLGVPGLINAYKKSTLDVIDNAQVIEKIVEDLIQVTFDYLVMNDVMKVIKDESLKQISSEYDLMCSIVLPIRKTKTNSIVSRFKKIDSVTVENVGVL; this is encoded by the coding sequence ATAGAATTAAAAGATACATATAAAACCATTGAAGGAACTGCAGAAGGTTTATTTAAGGATAAAGGGAGTAAGTTTATCGCTTATGCCTATCCTATTTATGATCAATCTGAGGTGAAGCCTATCATTGACGTACTAAAGAAAGAGCATTATAGTGCGCGACACCACTGTTATGCGTATAGATTGGGCGTTGAAGGAGATGAGTTTCGTGCAAATGATGATGGAGAGCCTTCAGGTAGTGCTGGGAAGCCTATCTTGGGTCAGTTATTGTCTAATGAGTTGTCGAATGTATTAGTGGTTGTAGTTCGTTATTTTGGAGGAACATTGTTAGGTGTGCCTGGTTTGATTAATGCCTATAAGAAGAGTACATTGGATGTTATTGATAATGCTCAGGTAATTGAGAAGATCGTTGAGGATCTAATTCAAGTTACTTTTGATTATCTCGTTATGAATGATGTGATGAAGGTGATTAAAGATGAATCTTTAAAACAGATCTCTTCAGAGTATGATTTGATGTGTAGTATTGTTTTACCAATTAGAAAAACGAAAACAAATTCTATTGTTTCACGGTTTAAGAAAATTGATAGTGTAACTGTAGAAAATGTAGGTGTTCTTTAG